The genomic DNA TAACAAGAACACCAATAATAACATTAAGTAATAATAAATTCCAGCCAAGTACAGCAGAGAGTATTATTGCAGGAGCAAAAATAGTTATTCCTGCTGCTAGACCACGTTGTATTAAAAATAGAATTGCGGTTAAGGTTCTTGTTTTTCTATCGAATCTATTTTCTAAAAACTCGTAAGCTGTATATACCTTTAAACGGTGATATAATGGTATAAAAACCATGCAAATTACAATCATGGCAATAGGAAGTCCAAAATAAAATTGAACAAATCCCATACCATCATTAAATGCTTGACCAGGTGTAGATAAAAAGGTTATAGCACTGGCTTGTGTTGCCATTACAGATAAACCAATAGTCCACCATTTTGATGTATTGCCGCCTTTTAAATAGTCTTGTACATTTTTACTACCTCTAGTTTGTATAGTACCATAAATAACTATAGTTAATAAAGTACCTATTAAAACAATCCAATCTAATGTCTGCATGCTTAAAAAGTGTTAGTAATTATATAGAATGCAATAATGTAAGCTGTATTAGCAACTAATATTAGTGTGTAAAGTTTATTCCACTTGTATTTTGGTTGGTCTTTCATAGTAAAATTGTATTTAAACTTAGTATTGTTAGTTATACTAAATTAAATTTTAGTGTTTTAGTTTTTAATATCTAAGGTATTAGAAATGTCTCCTTTACCAATACTTAACATATTTGCAAATAGGCGATAAGCACCAGAAACACCAGCAGGAAATTCTCTAAAAAAACTTAATCCAGTATAGATATAATGGCCTTTTCCATGTTTTGCTACTAGTAAGCTTCCTTTTTTTGTAGATTCTCCTTTATCACTCATAGCAAGCATAGGTGTAAATTCTTTTGCCCATTTGTTAGGAAAATATAAACCACGCTCTTGAGTCCAACCATTAAAATCTTTAGTAGTGATTTTGTTAGGATAGTTCATTAACTCGTGCTTTGGTTCTAATAATTTAACTTCGGCAAACTCATCGGTTACACGATCGCGAGAAAGAGTTAAACTGTAAGGCGCGATGTTTTTTACTTTTACACGATGGCTTGTATTATACTGCACAATCATGTTACCTCCATTAGCAACAAAATCGAACAAAATATCTTGCTTAAATTTTAATGCTTCAACAGTATTGTAAGCACGAATTCCAACAACTACTGCATCAAAATTACTTAGTTTTTCTGTTGTAATATCTTCTGGTTTTAATGTTATTACATTATAACCAATTTGCTCTAAACTTTCTGGAACAACATCTCCGGCACCTTCAATGTATGCAATGTTTTCACCTTTCTTTTTAATATCTAAACGTACAATTTTACTTTCGCTTGGTAGTAAAACGGTTTGAAATGGGATGTGTTCGTAATCTATTTCAATTAATTCTTTGTTGTAGTCTTTATCGCCAATAGTTACAATTGGAGATAAAATGCCTTCACTTTGATTTTTTGGTGGAATTACAGTAAAAATTACAGTTTGTTCTTGGCCTTTATTTGCAATTTCTATTTTTTGTTGTTTTGGGTAAACATTCCAATCTTTTGGGTAATCCATTTTTATAACACCTTCAACATTATCACGACCTGCGCGAACTATTACAGGAATTTCCTTTTGTTGGTCGTTTTCAAAAATGATTACTTTTTTAGATACTTTTGCAGAGACTTCTGGAATAATTTCAAAAGGTCTGTACAATTCGCCTTTATCTGGTTTAGAATATCTGTACACTACATTTTTTGTAATGGTAAGTGGTTTGTCGTTTATTTTTAAGTTAAAATCTACAGTTAAAGCTCTTGGTGTTTCTGGCTTACCAATTAAGCTTTTGTCTTCTACAGTATACATGCCTAAACTTCCTTTTTGTTCTAACCAATAAGGAGTTGTTGGTTTTGTTTCTTCGGAAATACTAACAGTTTCGTTAAAATTAAATTTTTCGTTAGTATTTAATTTTTGTGCTTTTAAATTTGCTGTTTTGTTTGTTGAAATTAAATATGAAGTTAATTCTATATTTGAAGCACTTCGGTTTAAAACCTCTAAATCAATTTCAATTTGTTCTCCTGGACTAGATGTTGGAGCAGAGGCAGAAGCTTCTAGATATAAACCAGCACAAGCTTCAATTATTGCGTCTATTTCTTTAGTTTTAATTGTTTTCCAATGCTCGTTATCTAAAGTTTGTATTAACTCACGAGCAGACATTAATTCGCTTAAATGTGCTGCAGGATTTTGAAAATTAAACTCTGTCTCAACTTTATTTAATACGCTATAGATAAAGTTTCCGTTTTTAACGCGATTCCAAGTTGTATCTATACCATCAAAAATATTAGACTTATCTTTTGGTAAATCTCCTTTTAATAATTCTACATATTCTGTTTGCGATCCACGTTGTGTTAAACGACCAAATCCTTGGCATAAATGTTTACTACTTGCTAATGCTGCAACTTCGTTGTTTGAAAGACCTTTTGATGGGTAATATACACCAACATCGAAGCTTAATAAGTTTGATTTATCTGCTGCGTCAAATTTTTCTTGACTACCATAAAACCACCACGATGTATTAAAAAATTCTCGTTTTGGTTGCCAAGCACCATACTTTTTAACTTGTTCTGGGTATATGTTTTTATTGTTTGCAAGGTCAAAAGCTTCTACGCTTAACATTGCAGAAGTGGTGTGATGACCGTGTGTGGTTCCAGGACTTCTATGGTCAAAACGATTAATAATAATATCTGGTTTAAATTGGCGTATGGCTAAAATAACATCACTTAAAACTTGTTCTTTATTCCAAATGGCTAAGGTTTCGTCTGGATGTTTAGAGTAACCAAAATCGTTGGCTCTTGTAAAGCGTTGCTCGCCACCATCGGTTTTTCTAGCGGCTAATAATTCTTGTGTTCTAATAACACCTAAAAGTTCTCTTATCTCTGGTCCAATTAAATTTTGGCCACCATCACCACGCGTTAAAGACAAGTATGCTGTTCTGGCTTTTACTTGGTTAGACATGTAAGAAATTAATCTTGTGTTTTCATCATCTGGATGCGCTGCTACATATAAAACAGAGCCTAAAAAGTTAAGTTTTTGTACAGCATCGTGTATTTGAGATGCGTTTAATTTTTCTGGTTGTTGAGCAAAACTATTTATAAAAAAAGCGAATATAAATAGGAGAGAAGCGGTAATTTTATACATTGTTTTTATTGAGTTTACCTCGAAAAATTGACGAGTACCCAAATATAAACAATCACTTTTTTAATAACGGATTTTAGGTTTTCTTTAACTTTTTATTAAAAATTACTGGTGATTTAAAGCCATTTTTTACGTTTAAAATAATACATCATGGCTATAAAAATAACAATCATTACTAACCAAACAATATGGTAGCCGTATTTGTAATCTAGTTCAGGAATGTTTTGAAAATTCATACCGTAAATACCAGCAATAAATGTTAGTGGAATAAATATGGTAGAAATTATGGTTAGTACTTTCATGACCTCGTTCATTCTATTACTTATGGTTGTCATGTACATATCCATAAGTCCCCAAATCATTTCACGATAAATATCTATAGTATCTGACACTTGGATGATGTGATCGTAAACATCACCAAAATAATGTAGTGTTTTATTGTCTATAAGTTTACTTTCGCTTTTATCTACACGATTTATTATTTCGCGAAGAGGAAAAATAGCACGCCTTATTTTTAAAACTTCTCTTTTAAGTTCTTGAATATCTGAGGTTATTTCTTCTTTAGTTAAACCTTCAAATAAATTATCTTCTAAATCTTCAATTTTATTACCCATTGTTTCAATAATGGCATAATAGTGATCTACAATAGAATCTATTAAAGCATACAGTAAATAATCTGGACCTAAACCTCTAATTCGACCTTTAGATTGCCTTATGCGTTCTCTTAAAGCATCGAAAACATCACCTTCTGCTTCTTGTAAAGAGAGTACATAGTTTTCTCCAAGTATTAAACTTACTTGTTCAGAAACTATAGTTTCAGACTCATCATAATACATCATTTTTAATACTATAAAAATGTAGTCTTCAAATTCATCTATTTTTGGTCGTTGTCCTGTATTAACAATATCTTCTAATACTAATGGATGTAAATCGTAATGCTGACCAAGTTTTTCAATTTCATCGATATGGTTTAAGCCATTTAAATTTATCCAAGTCACTGTATTAGACGATTTAAATTTAAAAGCTTCTTCTATATTTACTAATTCCTTTTCGATAATGGAATCTATATTATAATCAAAAGTTTCAATAAAAAGCTTTTGTGTTTCCTTTTTACCTGTATAAACAAGAGCTCCAGGTACTTGGCCAACTTGTTTTTTATAGTTTTGAGTTCTTTTTTTAGATTTACGTCTTGCCATAAATAATTAGTTAATGAAAGTCTCCAAAATCTTCTATGGCATCTTTCTCGACTAAAGTTACTGCTTTTTGAAGAATTAAATTATTTGGATAAGTTACCAAGTCGCCATTATCTAACCTTAAATGAAGCTGAAACGCTCTAATGTCTTCAATTATAGCTTCTATTGGATAGTCTTTGTCATGAATTTTAATTTTGTCGCCCACTTTATATGGGAATGAAAAAAACATGATAATACCTGAAGTTACATTGCTTAATATAGACCAAATAGCGAAAAGACCAATACCAATTACAGCAAAAACGGAAGAAAATATAAGCGAAATATCTCTTGCTTCAAGTCCAAAAATAAAGGCTTCAACCAATATAAAAATTAATAATAGCGTGACAGTAAAGTAGCGTGAAATTAATTTTACACGTGCATCGTTAATTGCACTTTTTTGACCAATTTTTCTTATGGTCATTTTACCTAAAGTTCGAATAACTATAAAAATAGCGAGTACTATTAAGGTGTTAATTAAAGGTGTTTGGTATGTTTCCAATGGATTTTTAAAAATTATTTTAATTGAAGCTTTTTGCGTAAAGTGGTATCCTTATTCGTTTTTTTATTCCAGTAAGCAGATTTAATTGTTTTTAATTTTGTTGCTTTAGTAACTTGATTGTTTATAGTTTCTTGCCAAGAAATTATTTCGAATGGGAAATTTTTATTGAAAGTAATACTTAAATTTCTATTTAAATCTGGAAAATTTAATGAATACTTATTTTCTTTTAGCTTAGCAATTACATTATATGCTTTAATGGGTTTGTGGTTTAAAGTAGTGAACTCTAAAGACGGAATAACTTTAATGTCACCAACGGGTAGGGATTTTGGGTTTATACGAAGTTTAGCCCATAATTCGTTCTCTAAAATGGCTTTATCAATATTGTAAGATTTGTCTCCTGTAGTTTCAAAATAGGAATGCTGTTTGAGTTCAAAGTTATTTCTATTATTTAATTGCACGTATTGTTGGCCACACCATTCTTGTACAGAACTTGAAACTTTTATTGCGTGTTGGTTATTGGGTATAGGATAAAATGTACTTTGCATTATAGAATATGGGTAAACACCGGTAACAAAATTTTTAGTTGCATTAAGTTTTAATACCGAAACATTTGAAGCATTATTTTGGTCTGCTTTTACTTGTTTGTCTTTTAAAAAAGGTTCTGTAACATAAACCAAAACAGCTGTACCTTCGCGTATTTCGCCATATCTGGATTGCGATAATTTAAATGATGTAATCTCGGCTTCTCCACTATACCAGTAATCTTTAAAACTTTGATTTGGTTTAAATGCCTTAGCTTTAGAAGTTGTTTCAGTTTTTATATTTTTTGGAATTTGTACTGTTGTATTTTTTTCATTTTTACAAGAAAAAAAAGTACATAAAAAAAGAAAACTTAATATTAGTTTAAAGGCATTCAAGTTGTTCATTATTAGCTGTTTTAGATGTAAATTTAACTATCTAAAAGTGATCTGCAATATAGTTTAACGTTTCGTAAACTAAATGCGTAGGCATTCCCATTACATTAAAATAGGAACCTTCTATTTTAACCACACCTATTTGTCCTATCCATTCTTGAATACCATATGCTCCAGCTTTATCTAATGGCGCGCAAGTATTTATGTAATGCCATATTTCTTTATTTGTAAAGGCTTTAAAAGTAACTTTTGTTACTGCGTTTACAGTTTTTTGAAACGTTTTTGTTCTAATACAAACCGAAGTAATAACCTCATGTGTGGCATCACTAAGAGATTTAATTATTGCAAAAGCTTCGTCGTTGTCTTTTGGTTTTCCTAAAGCAATATTGTTGTGCCAAACAATGGTATCACTGGTTACTAAAATATCATTATCCTTTAACTCATTTAAATAAGGTAAAGATTTTAATTGTGCTAAATAGTCGCTTATTTCAAAATGAACTAATCTTTTTGGGTAATCTTCTTTTATGGTTTTAAGTCTAACTTCAAAATCTAAACCTAAATCTTTAAAAAATTGATGCCTTCTTGGAGATCCTGAGGCTAATATTATATTATGATTTTTAAGTTTAGCGTTAAGCATAATTTAATTATAAAATAAAGTAGTATAATGCCATTGCAAACATGCCGGTTATCATTACCAATTTAAGCATTAAACTAATATGTTTAAAATCTTTATTATTTTCTGCCATAAATAATTTTATAGCAATATAAATTAAAGGCGCAATAACTAATATTAAAAAGTAGATAATTGCTTCTACATGCATGTAAACAAACGTACCTATATAATAAGCAATTATAAGTATTAAAAGACACGTAAGAGCAAAGGCTATTTTAGCTGTTCTAGTTTTGCCAAATAAAATTGGTAAAGTTTGCATACCAGATTTATGGTCGCCATCTACATCTTGAATATCTTTTACAATTTCTCTAATAAAATTAATTGAAAAGGCAAGTATGGCAAAGTCTGTTAAAACCTCAAACATACTAGATTGTACTACTTGATTGCCTGAGTTAATTGCAGGAATTAGTTCAAAAATCCCAACAATTAATAAACTTAAAGCAACTATTGCAGATACTACAATATTACCAACTACAGCAATTTGCTTTAAGTAAGTAGCATAAATATAAAGTAGACCAGATGTGGCTAGAAAAACAATAAAAAACGGAGGTCTGCCAACAGAGTTTGATAGGTAATAGCCTAGACCAACACCTATAACAGTAAATAAAATATAGAGTTTGTTGGCTGTATCTTCGCTTAAAGTTTTACCTACAATTAATTTATTTGGTTTGTTTACAGCATCAGTCTCTATGTCGTAAATATCGTTAATAACATATCCGCCAGCAGCAATAAAAATAGTAGCAAAAACCAATACAGCAAAGCCAATACCATTTAATGTAATATCTACAGCAAATGCTGGAAATAAAGCATATTTAATTAAGAGTTGCACTACAGCAATCATAATTAAATTTTTATATCTAATAAGGTTTAATATTTTCAATGGTTTAAGTTTTTAAATTTTTTATGTAGTGATTATCTATAAAGAAGCATCAAAAAAACCTTCCCAGTTTTTACGGACTTTTAAAACTTGCTCTATAACATCTCGAACACTACCGTTACCACCTTTTTTATGTGAAATATATTTTGAAACTGCTTTAACTTCTTTTACAGCATCTTGCGGGCAAGTAGCTAAACCAACTAATTGCATAACTGGAATATCTGGTATGTCATCTCCCATATATAAAACATTTTTAGCTTCAACATTTTTTTTAGCTATATAATCTTCAAATTGTTCTATTTTATTGTGTGCGCCTAAATAGACATCTGCTACGCCTAAGTGTTCTAATCTTTTACGAACACCTTCATTCGTTCCGCCAGAAATAATGCAAACATTGTAACCATTATTTAAAGCATGTTTTATTGCATAACCATCTTTAACATTCATGGTGCGAAGCATTTCTCCAGTTGTTGTAATTGTTAATGAACCATCTGTTAATACGCCATCAACATCAAATATAAATGTGTTAATGTCGCTTAAATATTCTTTATAGCTTTTATCAGTCATAATATGCAATTCTTATTTTTTTGGTTTTCTAGAAAACCCATGAGTTTTCTGTATAGATTTTGTTAACAAATCGTAAACTGCAATATGGTGATCGCTGTCTAATTGTTTTAGATGCCTGCGAATGGTTTTTTTATCATTTCGTTTGGCAGGTCCTGTTTGTGCCATAAATGGAGACAAACTTTCAACTTTATTGGCTGTTTCTTTAATTAAAGGTTTTAAAATATCAAATTCTGCACCATTAGCTTCAGTAATTTCATGCGCAATGCGATATAACTGATTTGTAAAATTGTTTACAAATACAGCAGCTAAATGTAAAGCTTGCCTTTGGTCGCTATTTACTTTATGACTTTTACTGCCTATAGCCTTAGCTAACTGTTTTAAAACAGGTAAATCCTTTTTGTTTAAAGCTTCGACACAAATAGGTACTTCACTAAAATCTACATCTGCATCTTTAGAGAATGTTTGTAAAGGATAAAAAACACCGCGTTTTTGTTTCATATCTACAGCATATAAACTTGTGCTTCCAGAAGTATGAACCACCAAACGGTCTGCAAATGGCAAGGCTTTAGATAAATCTTCAATAGCATCATCGCTAACTGCTAAAATATAAATATCGGCTAAAGTTAATTCATTTAAATTATTTGTAATCTCAACATCGTTTTTATACGATTCAATAGCTTTTAAACTACGGTTATACCATTGTTTTACAGTAACTTCATCTGTATTTTTAAAAGCTTTATATAAATGTGACGCTACATTTCCAGCGCCTAATAGTACTACTGTTATCATAGCGCTAAAATAAGTATCTATTTAATGATATAAAAGGTGTTTAAACTATCTTTGTAAACAATGTGCAAAATTGATATTAATTCTCGAGAAGATATTTACTTATTAGTTTCTAGTTTTTATTCTAAAGTTAGAAAAGATAATCTCTTAGGTCCTGTTTTTAATAATATAATAGAAGATTGGGAGTCACATTTAGAACACCTTACAACGTTTTGGGAGTCAAGTTTGTTTATGTCTCGTAAATTAGAAACTAAATACCAAGGAAATCCTTTGCAGGTACATATAGATGTAGATAAAGCTAGTAATAGTAAAATAACCCAAACCCATTTTGGTATATGGCTACAATACTGGCTTCAAACTATAGACGAATTATTTACAGGAGAAATTGCCGAAAACGCTAAACGCCGTGCTCAAAAAATGAGCACATTTATGTACATGAAAATATTTGAAGATCGCACAAAAAAGAACTTATAATTTTAACAGTTTTTAACGGTATTTTCAATAAAGAGAAACAACCAAAAACCCTTATCTTTGCACGAGCTAAATATAGCCTTGATTCTTATGCAAAATAAACTCGCAAAAATTCTCTTCTCTACTCGTTTAACTGCTATTTTATTTGTTGCTTTTGCCCTAGCTATGGGTATTGGTACTTTTATGGACGCAGGACAAGATACATCTCCAACTCCATATTCTCGATATTGGATATATAATACCTTATGGTTTGAAGCTATAATGGCATTTTTTGTAATCAATTTTATTGGAAATATTTTTAGATTTAGATTGCATAAAAAAGAAAAGTGGGCAACTTTAGTATTGCACTTATCATTTATATTTATTCTTTTAGGCGCTTTTGTAACACGATATATTGGTTACGAAGGTAAAATGCCAATTTTTGAAGGCGAAACAGAAAACACTTTTTTATCTGAAAAAACCTATGTTTCGGCACTTGTAAATGGTGATTACAAGATAGGTGATGTGCCACAACGTTTGCGTATAGAAGAAAAAGTAGATTTTTCTGAAAGATTAAATAATTCTTTAAGCATTAATACAACTTATGGTAACACACCAATAGAAATTACTTTAGATAAATTTATTGAAAATGCCGAAGAAGATATTATTCCTAACGAAACAGGAGAAGAATATCTAAAATTAGTTGAAGCTGGAGAAGGTACACCACACAATCACTTTTTAAAAGCTGGAGAAGATCAATTAGTACACAACGTAATTTTTACATTAAACAACCCTAAAAAAGGAGCGATTAATATTTATAACGATGAAAGAGGTTTGCGAATAGAATCTCCTTTCGAAGGTGAGTACCTTCAAATGGCAACCATGAATGAAGGTAAACTTATAAAAGATAGCATACAACCACTAATGTTACGTTCTCGTTATGTTATTGGTAACATGCAAATGGTGTTTCCAAAGCCAGTAATAAAAGGAGAGTTTGATGTAGTTAAAAAATCTAAACTTCTTAAAAGCGATGAAGATGGAGTGGTTTTAAATGTAACCGCAAACGGAGAAACTAAAAAAGTAAACCTTTTAGGTGGAGTAGGCACTAATAACCAATGGAAAAAAGTAAATGTTGGCGGTCTAGATTTCGATTTAAAATTTGGATCTAAAGTATTAGAACTTCCCTTTAAAGTAAAACTAAATGACTTTGTAGCAGATAAATATCCAGGAACAGAAAATAGCTATTCTGCCTTCTCTAGTCAGGTTACTATTTTAGATGAAGAAAAAGGTGATTTTGATTATAAAATTTATATGAACCACGTACTAGATCATCGTGGATATCGTTTTTTTCAATCTGGTTTCGATAATAACGAACAACGTACCATACTATCTGTAAATCATGACCGTTGGGGAACCTGGTTAACCTATTTGGGTTACATGTTATTATATTTTGGCTTAATGGCTATTTTATTTGATAAAAACACACGTTTTGCCGATTTAAAAAAAATGTTAGAAAAGGTAAAAGCCAAAAAAAGTAAGTTTACAACAATACTCGTATTATGTTTTGCATTGTCAGGATTTGCACAAGATCAAGAGCATAACGAACATGATGGGCACGACCATAGCGCTCATAGTATTACGACAGAGCAAACTATAGAGCAGCAAGTAGAAACTACTAATATAAAAGAAGAACCAGCCCAAAGCATCTCTTTTGCAGAAAGTAAAGCACAAGTAGATTCTATTTTAAAAGCAAATGTTGTTAATAAAGCTGAAGCTGAAAATTTTGGAAAACTAGTAATACAGGATATAGGCGGTAGAATGATGCCTGTAAATACTTATGCTTCAGAATTTTTAAGAAAATTAAGCAAAAGTGATACTTACGAAGGCTTTTCTGCAGATCAAGTATTTTTATCAATACAAGAAAGTCCTTTATTATGGTATAACGTACCAATTATCTATTTAAAACCTAAAAAGGGAGATTCTATTAGAAAAATAATAGGTTTAGATAAATCTGAAAATTATGCAACATTAGCACACTTTTTTACAAACCGTGGAGATTACAAACTATCTCCATATTTAGAAGAAGCTTATAGAGCGCAAATACCTAGCGGATTTCAAAAAGAATTTAAAGAAACAGACTCTAGAGTAAATTTATTATATAATACAATAGATGGTAAGTCTTTAAGAATTTTTCCTGTTCCAAATGATGAAAATAACAAATGGATATCTCAACCAGAATATAGAAAAGAAGGTTATAGAGAACAAATAAAAGATTCTACTTACCGTGGTTTTATAGATAATAGTTTTGGCTTGTATTTGTATAGACTAAATCAGGCAAAGCAAACAGGAGATTATACCGAAACAAACAAATTATTAGAGGCTTTCAAGAAAAATCAAAGAAAGTTAGGAGCAGAAGTTATGCTTAGTGATGAGAAAATTAATACAGAAATTCTTTATAATAAGTATGACATTTTTAAAAAACTTTTTAGTTGGTATATGTACGCTGGCTCATTACTATTTGTAATATTAATAGTCCAAATTTTTAAAGATAAAAGCAAAGCCCTAACAATAGCTGTAAAAGTTTTAATTTGGATTATTGTAGGTTTATTTTTGTTACACACCTTAGGTCTTATAGCACGTTGGTATATTTCTGGTCATGCACCGTGGAGTGATGCTTACGAGTCTATGATTTATGTAGCTTGGGCTACAATGCTTTTTGGTTTAATTACAGGTATTAGTAAGAAAAAAGAACCAAAAACAGCAGTTAAAGAGAATAAGACATCAGGAATATTAAAGTTAATTTCTGGAAAACGAGAAACTAGTGATTTAACAATAGCAGCAGGTGCTTTTGTAACATCTATGATTTTAATGATTGCGCACTGGAACTGGATGGATCCTGCAATTGCAAACTTACAACCTGTTTTAGATAGCTATTGGTTAATGATTCATGTTGCTGTAATTGTAGCTAGTTATGGTCCATTTACATTAGGAATGATTTTAGGTGTTGTAGTCATGCTTTTAATGATTTTAACAAATGCCAAGAATAAAGATAAAATGCTACTAAGTATAAAAGAACTTACTATAATTAACGAAATGGCTTTAACCGTAGGTTTAGTAATGCTTACTATTGGAAACTTTTTAGGAGGTATGTGGGCAAACGAAAGTTGGGGACGTTATTGGGGTTGGGACCCTAAAGAAACTTGGGCGTTAATTAGTATAATGATTTATGCCTTTGTTATTCACATGAGACTAGTACCAGGATTACGTGGTCGATG from Lacinutrix sp. 5H-3-7-4 includes the following:
- a CDS encoding PIG-L family deacetylase is translated as MYKITASLLFIFAFFINSFAQQPEKLNASQIHDAVQKLNFLGSVLYVAAHPDDENTRLISYMSNQVKARTAYLSLTRGDGGQNLIGPEIRELLGVIRTQELLAARKTDGGEQRFTRANDFGYSKHPDETLAIWNKEQVLSDVILAIRQFKPDIIINRFDHRSPGTTHGHHTTSAMLSVEAFDLANNKNIYPEQVKKYGAWQPKREFFNTSWWFYGSQEKFDAADKSNLLSFDVGVYYPSKGLSNNEVAALASSKHLCQGFGRLTQRGSQTEYVELLKGDLPKDKSNIFDGIDTTWNRVKNGNFIYSVLNKVETEFNFQNPAAHLSELMSARELIQTLDNEHWKTIKTKEIDAIIEACAGLYLEASASAPTSSPGEQIEIDLEVLNRSASNIELTSYLISTNKTANLKAQKLNTNEKFNFNETVSISEETKPTTPYWLEQKGSLGMYTVEDKSLIGKPETPRALTVDFNLKINDKPLTITKNVVYRYSKPDKGELYRPFEIIPEVSAKVSKKVIIFENDQQKEIPVIVRAGRDNVEGVIKMDYPKDWNVYPKQQKIEIANKGQEQTVIFTVIPPKNQSEGILSPIVTIGDKDYNKELIEIDYEHIPFQTVLLPSESKIVRLDIKKKGENIAYIEGAGDVVPESLEQIGYNVITLKPEDITTEKLSNFDAVVVGIRAYNTVEALKFKQDILFDFVANGGNMIVQYNTSHRVKVKNIAPYSLTLSRDRVTDEFAEVKLLEPKHELMNYPNKITTKDFNGWTQERGLYFPNKWAKEFTPMLAMSDKGESTKKGSLLVAKHGKGHYIYTGLSFFREFPAGVSGAYRLFANMLSIGKGDISNTLDIKN
- the corA gene encoding magnesium/cobalt transporter CorA; protein product: MARRKSKKRTQNYKKQVGQVPGALVYTGKKETQKLFIETFDYNIDSIIEKELVNIEEAFKFKSSNTVTWINLNGLNHIDEIEKLGQHYDLHPLVLEDIVNTGQRPKIDEFEDYIFIVLKMMYYDESETIVSEQVSLILGENYVLSLQEAEGDVFDALRERIRQSKGRIRGLGPDYLLYALIDSIVDHYYAIIETMGNKIEDLEDNLFEGLTKEEITSDIQELKREVLKIRRAIFPLREIINRVDKSESKLIDNKTLHYFGDVYDHIIQVSDTIDIYREMIWGLMDMYMTTISNRMNEVMKVLTIISTIFIPLTFIAGIYGMNFQNIPELDYKYGYHIVWLVMIVIFIAMMYYFKRKKWL
- a CDS encoding mechanosensitive ion channel domain-containing protein is translated as MTIRKIGQKSAINDARVKLISRYFTVTLLLIFILVEAFIFGLEARDISLIFSSVFAVIGIGLFAIWSILSNVTSGIIMFFSFPYKVGDKIKIHDKDYPIEAIIEDIRAFQLHLRLDNGDLVTYPNNLILQKAVTLVEKDAIEDFGDFH
- a CDS encoding Maf family nucleotide pyrophosphatase, with the translated sequence MLNAKLKNHNIILASGSPRRHQFFKDLGLDFEVRLKTIKEDYPKRLVHFEISDYLAQLKSLPYLNELKDNDILVTSDTIVWHNNIALGKPKDNDEAFAIIKSLSDATHEVITSVCIRTKTFQKTVNAVTKVTFKAFTNKEIWHYINTCAPLDKAGAYGIQEWIGQIGVVKIEGSYFNVMGMPTHLVYETLNYIADHF
- a CDS encoding geranylgeranylglycerol-phosphate geranylgeranyltransferase, which gives rise to MKILNLIRYKNLIMIAVVQLLIKYALFPAFAVDITLNGIGFAVLVFATIFIAAGGYVINDIYDIETDAVNKPNKLIVGKTLSEDTANKLYILFTVIGVGLGYYLSNSVGRPPFFIVFLATSGLLYIYATYLKQIAVVGNIVVSAIVALSLLIVGIFELIPAINSGNQVVQSSMFEVLTDFAILAFSINFIREIVKDIQDVDGDHKSGMQTLPILFGKTRTAKIAFALTCLLILIIAYYIGTFVYMHVEAIIYFLILVIAPLIYIAIKLFMAENNKDFKHISLMLKLVMITGMFAMALYYFIL
- a CDS encoding HAD family hydrolase, whose amino-acid sequence is MTDKSYKEYLSDINTFIFDVDGVLTDGSLTITTTGEMLRTMNVKDGYAIKHALNNGYNVCIISGGTNEGVRKRLEHLGVADVYLGAHNKIEQFEDYIAKKNVEAKNVLYMGDDIPDIPVMQLVGLATCPQDAVKEVKAVSKYISHKKGGNGSVRDVIEQVLKVRKNWEGFFDASL
- a CDS encoding Rossmann-like and DUF2520 domain-containing protein, producing the protein MITVVLLGAGNVASHLYKAFKNTDEVTVKQWYNRSLKAIESYKNDVEITNNLNELTLADIYILAVSDDAIEDLSKALPFADRLVVHTSGSTSLYAVDMKQKRGVFYPLQTFSKDADVDFSEVPICVEALNKKDLPVLKQLAKAIGSKSHKVNSDQRQALHLAAVFVNNFTNQLYRIAHEITEANGAEFDILKPLIKETANKVESLSPFMAQTGPAKRNDKKTIRRHLKQLDSDHHIAVYDLLTKSIQKTHGFSRKPKK
- a CDS encoding group III truncated hemoglobin, giving the protein MCKIDINSREDIYLLVSSFYSKVRKDNLLGPVFNNIIEDWESHLEHLTTFWESSLFMSRKLETKYQGNPLQVHIDVDKASNSKITQTHFGIWLQYWLQTIDELFTGEIAENAKRRAQKMSTFMYMKIFEDRTKKNL